ATCCCCAGATCAATTCACCTTTCCAGCGTCCCTTGGTGGAGGATTGGCAGGAAGTGAAAACGATGCTGAATTTGAGCTATCGCCGCAGTGAACAGTGGTGTGAGCATTTATTGGAAGGCTTGGGAAACTTGTCTTGTTTGTATGAGCTGGCCCGAAAAACTAACAGCAGTGTTTTAGAGTTGGCTTTGTTATTTTATCCACGGGTTAAATCGGGAGAAATCAAAATGTTGCCCTATCAAGAAATTTCAGTTGACGATGCCAACTTCCCCGTGGTGATTTCCGTCAACAATCGTCCTTCTGTACAGAAAATTGTGCGAGAAATTTTAGGTCAGCGGGGTTTTAAAGTGGTTTGCATTGACGATCCCTGCCACGCTTTGGCGGCCGCCATCAGCCATAATCCCCAATTGATTCTAATTGACGCTGAGATGCCGGAGATCAGTGGTTATGAGCTTTGCCGTTTGTTGCGAAAATCTTCTGCTGTGAGGGAAACTCCCATTATTTTACTCAACCAAAATGACGGGGTAATGGAGCAAATTCAAGGGCGGTTAGCGAAAGCCTCCGGACAGATCAATAAACAGTTTTTATCCCAGGAATTACTGCAAGTCAGAAAAAACTATTTAGATTCTGTCCCTGTTCTTTGTCCCTAGAGGGAACTTTGTAATCTGTGGTAGATTTTATTGTGATTGAGTGATTCCAAATTTGTCTGGGGCCTGTTGCTGTGGTCTTAAACCGTTTAGCGTTGGCTTGCCTGTGGTTGGCATTGGTAATTTTTGCCTTTGGTTTTGCTCCCCCCAGCAATCCCCAAACTTTAGTTTTGATAAAATCCCTTTCCCTGGGGCAGTGGCAGGACATTAACCCGGTGATTATTGCCCTGTTTAATCTGATGGGTATTTGGCCCATGACCTATGCCGCTATGCTATTAGGCGATCGCCAAGGAAGAAAATTTCCTGCTTGGCCCTTTGTGGCGGGGTCGTTCTTTTTGGGAGCCTTTGCCCTACTGCCCTATTTGGTTTTCTGGCCACCGACGGCACCAACTGATCCCGCACCATCGAACTTGGGATCATCAAAACTGACTAAATTCTGGCGCTCTCCCTGGTTAGGGCGAGTTTTATTCCTGTTGGCGATCGCCTGTGTATCCGGTGCTGTGTTTAGGGGGGATTGGGCTGATTATGGACAACAATTGCAAACAAACCAATTCATCGCCGTGATGAGCAGTGATTTTCTCTGCTTGACCCTGGCTTTTCCGCTGGTATTAGCCCAGGAATTGAAGCATCAAAAAGCTTCTCCCTCTTTGCTTCTCGTTTTGGGCAGTACAGTTCCGCTATTTGGCGCTTTAGCTTATTTAAGTATCCGTCCCAATTTTGTAGTCAAAGACCAAATATCCTAAGACCTTGTTCATTGCCTCTGGTCGAGCATTTTGGGAGAAAAAACGCTAAACCTACCGGATTTAGTGAATATTTGTAGGTATTAAAACGGGCTTTAACTATCAGCCTGACCGTTGAGATAATCCACCAAAGCCCTCAATCCCAAACGATAACTATTCAACCCAAAGCCACAAATTTGTCCGATCGCCACTGGGGCAATGTGGGAAATATGCCGAAATGATTCCCGCTTATGGATATTACTTAAATGCACTTCCACACAGGGTAGTTGCACAGCTGCTAAAGCATCTCGCAGGGCAATACTAGTGTGAGTATAGGCCGCCGCATTAAAAACAATGCCGTGGTAATTTCCTAGGGCTCCATGGATGGCGGTGACCAATTGCCCTTCACTATTGGATTGGAAAGTACTCACCTCTGCCTCTAAATCGACGCCATCTTCCCGCAGGCAGGCGTCAATTTCCCCTAGGGTTAGGGATCCATAAATACCCGGTTCCCGCTGGCCCAGCAAATTCAAATTGGGACCGTGGAGCACCAATACTTTCCACACCGTTGTCATACTAAACCAAACAGCCCTGATTAACGACGGGAACGGCGATCGTTAACGGGAATGGGAATTAGTTCTGGCTCCGGTTCCCCCTGGGGGCCGAGCAAACCCTCAATCAGCTTCTGGGCCAGTTCTCTGAGTTTATCGAGCAGTTTTTCTAAATAGTCCATTACCAAGGACGACTCCTGTGATGATGTCTAACCGAACCCGGACGGAATAACTAAAACTGAATCTGTTCAATAAAGTCACAGTCTAACGTGATAGCCACAACCGTTGGGACAAACCCCCCGGCAGTGATTCCAGTTCAAACCTTATTCGGCCAAGGCTCAGAATGTATGAGGGGGCTAGGGAAATTTATTTTTAGCCCATGGGAACAGCCTAACACAATTTTTTCGGACAGAGATCCACCGATTTTGGGCCAATCCCAACGATAAAGCACCGATTTTTCCCTTCTGGAAGTGGTTGGAACAGCATAGGGATACCGTATATTGGGGGGTGTCGTTTCGCCCCGGAGGTTGCCATGACAGAGGTCACTACGACTGTTCGACTAAATCCCGACCGAGAGGAGCTACAAAAATTAGTGCGGGCCCAGATTGAAACTCTGCTAGAAACCTCCCAATTCGATGCCGCTAAAACCATTCTCACCCCTGTGCAACCGGCGGATATTGCTGATGTGATCGAGTCTCTGCCCAGTCGTTTACAGGTGCTAGCCTTTCGTTTACTTTCCAAAAATGAGGCGATCGATGTTTATGAGCATTTAGCTCCACCAGTGCAGGAATCCCTGCTAGAAGATTTTAAGCATCCTGAAGTACTGGAAATTTTTAACCAAATGTCCCCCGATGACCGGGTCAGGCTATTGGACGAACTTCCGGCCAAGGTGGTGCGGCAACTATTCAAACACCTCAGCAACGAAGAACGCAAAGCTACTTCCCTACTGTTGGGCTATAAACCGGAAACCGCTGGCCGGATTATGACCACGGAATATGTTTCCCTCAAGGAAGATTACACCGCCAGCCAAGCCCTAGACCACATCCGCCACATTGCCACCAGCTTTGAAACTATTTACGTCCTCTACGTTACCAACGAATCCCGACGCCTAACGGGAACTCTTTCCCTGCGTAATTTGGTTATGGCCAAGCCGGAGGAATATATCGGACAAATTATGGTGCCTGATGTGGTATCCGTCCACACCAACACAGACCAGGAAGAAGTGGCCCGCACCATTCAGCACTACGATTTTTTGGCGGTGCCCGTGGTGGATTCAGAACAAAGATTGGTGGGCATTGTCACTGTGGACGATGTGATCGACATTTTGGAGGAAGAAGCCACGGAAGATATTTATACCGCTGGAGGAGTGCAGTCCCAAGGAGATGACTATTTCAAAAGTAGTTTGATGACAGTGGCCCGTAAGCGGGTGGTGTGGTTATTTATTCTTTTAGTCACCAATACCCTCACCAGTCAGGTGATTCACTCCCAGGAAGATGTGCTACAAAAAACCATTGCTTTGGCTGCCTTCATACCTTTGTTAATCGATGCGGGGGGCAATGTGGGGGCCCAGTCTTCCACTGTGGTGATCCGGGGTTTGAATACGGAGGATGTGCGGCTCACCCAAGTGTTACCGGTCATTGCTAGGGAAGGGGGAGCCGGAGCTTTATTGGGTTTAATGCTGGGCATTGTGGTGACGGTGTGGGCCTATTTTCTCCAAGGAGATTGGCTGGTGGCCATCACGGTGGGTAGTAGCCTGTTCATTATTTCCCTGTTGGCGGCTTTTGCTGGAGGGGGTTTACCGTTTTTGTTTAAGTCGATGAAGTTGGACCCAGCTTTGATGTCGGCCCCTTTTATCACCACGGCGGTGGATGTGTTGGGGGTGGCCATTTATTTGCTCATTGCCCGCTCTTTATTGGGAATTTGATGGGGGCTTTGGCTCCACAACCTGGGACAAGGGACGTTGAAAGCCTTTTACTATTTTCCTACTACTTTCTACCACTCCACCGTTTGTCTTTCCTCCACCACCCTTTCGTAAATAGCGGCGGTTTCTTTTGCCAACTTAGACCAATTAAAGCGGATGCCCAAATCTTTGTAGGCTGCTTCCACCAGCTGTTTGGCCAGGGATGGATTAGAAAGAATTTCCAAAATGCCGTGGGCTAGGGAATCGGGATTATTGGTTTGGGTGACAATGCCTGTGCTATGGTGACGTACCACCTCCGCTAGTCCACCAGTATTAGATACTACTACGGGTACCCGGGCAGCAAAACTTTCCAGGGCGACAATGCCAAAGGGTTCGTACAAACTGGGAAAAACGGCACAGTCGGCAATGGTTTGGAATTTGTCTAAATCTTCGTCGGACATGAAGCCGGTGAAAAAACAGTGTTCCCAAATTCCCAGGTTCCATGCTAATTGCTTCAGGCGATCAGTGTTGCCTCCGCCAATAATGACAAATTTCACTTGATCATTGAGGGCTTCCAGTACCTGGGGGGCAGCGGTTAACAGAACGGAAATTCCTTTTTCATAGGTCATGCGACCAACGTAGTAAACGATTTTTTCTCCATCTTCGGCAAATTTGCGGCGAAAATTACGGTAATCAAAGTCTGGACGACGGTGCTTTTTTTCCGGACGAATGCCGTTATAGATAACGTCAATTTTGTCCCAGGGGGTGCCAAAGGCTCTTTCCAGTTCATGGCGCATGTAGTTGCTGCAAACAATTACCCGCCAACCGTTGTAGATTAAAATTCCTTCTTTGCCGGCAATGTAGCGTTGAGTATCGTTGTAAAGACCGTTATAGCGGCCGTATTCCGTGGCGTGGATAGTCACCACCAGGGGAATTTTACCGTGGTGCTTAAGGTTAATGGCCACATCTCCCACCAGCCAATCGTGGGCGTGGATAACATCAAATTTTTTCTGTTCCTGGAATAGGGCTTGCCCTCTCTGTTCCATGGCACGGTTCATGTTATCTACCCATTGGAAAAAGTCATTGCTGGGGGGCACTGGCACTCGGTAAATGTGGATGCCATCGACCATTTCCTGGGACGGACTTTCCTCTGTGGCCACGGTAATTAAATGGATCTCATAGCCCTGTTGAACTAATTCTGGGTAGAGTTCTGCCACATGGCGAGCAATGCCGCCGACAATGCGGGGGGGAAATTCCCAAGCTAGCACCAAGATTTTCATGGCTGTGACCAATTTTTGTGAGTGCATGGAGGGAAAGTCGGGGCTATTGGTGTCGTGGGCACTCTAAAACATTATGCGCAATCGTGGCGTGGCCACACGGCCAAATTCGTTTCGGAGGTTAGTTAATTTTGCTGGAGTTCTGGCTTTCGAGTTGCAGTCAATTGCCAATGTTTGCCCAACTGAGGGAATGAAGAACCGGCTAAAGATTGGTGCTAAATGTCCGGAGACTCCACCCAAACAGTAAACTTGCCATAGGAACTTTTTCAATCTGTGTCAGGGAGGCGAGTGTGGACGATACTTACCAAGGCTATATCAATCGGGTGGCGCCCCAAACCTTGGCGATCGCCTACGAGCAACAATTGATTAATGCTCAAGGTTCTCCCAAGTTTGACCAAGGACAGCCGGTGCCTTTTCCCGGTTTCAGTGTGGTAACTCCTATTGCCGCTGATGATCCCACTAACCAGAGCTTTTATGGCCATCTGACTACTGTACAGGGCCAGGTGGGAGAAATTTTGGGGGAGAGTTTTGTGGCGGTGCCCCCGGAAAGCTTGCACCTCACCGTAGCAGACTTGATTTGGGATGGCCCCTACCAGGCCCTACGTCGTCATAATCCTGACTTTGAAAAACAACTTTGTAACTGTTTGCAACATTCCTTTGCGGATCACCAACATCAGTCGGGGCCATACTCCGGCTGCCAATGGCAGGTCCTGGGATTGTTGGTTTTACCCCGTTCCTTGGGGGTGGTTTTGGTGCCCCAACGGGAAGCGGATTATGAACCGATACTTAAGGTACGACGGGCCATTTTCCAAAATCCCACCCTGATTGGTTTAGGCATTGAGCAACAGTACCGTTACACGGCCCACATCACCCTTGGTTACTTCGACCCGGCGATCGAGAAGTTGGCAGATTCGATCGGAGTTAGTGAACAGTTGGCTGCTGTCAATGACCGCTGGATTGGCCATGACCCAGAGATTTTAGATATTCATAGCATTGAGCTGCGCTATTTCAGCGATATGACCCAATTTACTCGCCAGGACTACTATCCCGTTTTGAGGGCTAGCTAGGCCCATTGCCGCCAGGGGATTCTCTCATTAATACACAAATTTTTGTCCGTAAACATTACAGTGTACAGGGCCAATTTCTGGCTTGTGCATAGGTTACGGCTGGAATTTTTGGGTTTAGATGGGAAAAGAGATATTTTGTTAATCTGCGGAAGTATTTACCAAGATGTTTAAATTCCTTGCCAATAATTATTCACAATCTTTGGGGTTAACTGCTTGCCTGGGGCTATTCACCTACTTGGCGATCGCCGTTCCAGTGGAAGCCCAGGGGCAAAATAGTTTTGAAAATTACCGTCAGCAATGCCTGCGTCGGGTGGAACAGGCTGGCATTAAGGGGGCGGCGGCTCAGGAAATGTGCAACTGCACAATTAATAAGTTCAAGCAAAAATATTCCCTGGCAGAATTTACCAAGCTTGTGCAACAGTCGGAAACCAACCAGGCGATCGCCAGACAATTGGCGGAAGTAGGGGAAGAGTGTTTGTACGAATAGGATCACCCCAAACTGAAGACTAATCCCTTTCCAATCCACTCAGGGCAACGGTTTAGCCAAAGCCGAAGCCACCTCTGCCAAACAACGGGCATCCGACACCATCCAGGCATGGACCAGCACAGGCAAAATAATTTCTTGTCCAATTTCTAAATGGGAACTACTGGGGGGCAGAATCATCAAGTCGAAGGGGGTCCAAATCACCGTCACCTGGAGTCCCGCTAATAACTGACAACAATCTCGGTTTAAATCCCTCAAAAAGTCACTCTGCCAGGCCATTTCCCTCACTCCTTGGTGGGGCAAACTATAACCCAGGAGAGTACCTTGGTTGGGGGCTGAAATGGTGATGTAGCGCCTAACCCGTTCCCCCCCCCCCAGTCGTTGTAAATAATAACGGGTTACTAACCCTCCCATACTAAAACCAATTAAATCCACTGGTTGCTGGGGCGCAAATTTTTGATCAATATATTGCTTCACTTGCTCCGCCAACAATGCTAGGGAAGTACTGCCATCGTTGGGCACTAGGTCTAAACAATGAACTGACCAGCCGCCCTTGGTCAAAAAATCCACCATGGTGGCAAATTTAGCCCTGGTGTCGTAAATGCCATGGACTAACACAACAGGATGACGGTCCGGAAATTCTGCTACCACTAGGTTCTACAAACTCAGCAAACGGTAACTTTCGCTGAAAAAGCGTTTGACTACATTTTGACTATCTACCTGGGGCCGGCGCTTAATTTTCTTGCTGAGGCGGAGACGGGTGCCATCTTCATTCCAATGAACTTGGTCAAAAACTTGCATGAGAATACCCAAACCTCGACCATTTTCCGACTCATCCGGGGGAAACCAGGGACTAACACAATTGGGGCAATCAAGTACCACCTGGGGACAAGGACAGGGACGGTCAAACCCCATACCCTGATCGGTGATGATCCAACAATAACCCTGGGGCGACTGGCGGTATTCCACTGTGATGCATTTCCCTGGATTGAGAGCATTGCCATGGGTAGCTGCATTGACTAAGGCTTCCTGTAAACCCAACCTGACCTCGTTGTGCAGAGGTTTGGGGACAGAGTTGAGTAATAGATCAAGGATGGGATAAAGGTAAAGGGTCGAAGAAAAACTGACTTTTTGCCAATGGGATTGCCTGTGGGGAAAATTAATGTTTAGCAAGCGCTCCACCTCACACCGGACTAGTAGCAATCTAACAGTACTGATGGCAACCATTATACTCGATCGCCTGGGAGGCCTGAATGTGCTGGCCGCTACCATAACCCTGAGGAATCCTTTGCTTAACCATTGACCGCTTTGAGAATTACTGCACACTCCACATGGGCTGTTTGGGGAAAGAAATCACAACCCTGAACCCAGGTAATTCCATAGAAGCCCTCGGCACAGAGAAATTTCAAGTCCCTCGCTAGGGTGGGGGGCTGGCAACTAATGTAGGCAATTTTTTCGGGGCGCTGTCGGATAATTTCCCTGAGCACTTCTGGTGCACAACCCTTACGGGGAGGATCAAGGAGTAAAACATCGGGAATCTCTGACAGGGTGGGTAAAACGGTCTCTACGGTACCAGCCAAAAAATCCACATTGGCAATCTGATTGATCTCAGCGTTGCGCTGTCCCTGGTGCACCGAATCTTGGTTGACCTCAATGGCGATCGCCTGGCGGACTTGGCGGGCGAGGGGGAGGGTGAAAGTGCCCACCCCAGCATAGGCGTCCACCAACAATTCGGCGCCTTGCAAATTTAATGCTTGCTGAAGCCTGGTTAACAGTAGCTCTGCCGCCCCGCTGTTAACTTGGAAAAACGTATTAGCCCCCAGGCTAAAGCTCAGATCAGCAAACTTTTCTCGACAAATACCCCGCCCTGCAATCACCACGGTCTCATCGCCAAAAATGCGATTGTTGGGTTCGGGCTGAATATTTAAACAAATGCCGCCCAAATCGGGATAGCGCTCCAACCATTCCCCAGCCTGTTCTTCCAAATCCGGTAAACCTTTATGGGCCGAAATCAGGGTCAGTAACATTTCCCCCGTACGTTGGCCAATGCGTAGGCTTAGGTGACGTAATTTGCCCTGCTTTTTCTCTTCGTCATAGATAGACCAACCCCGATTTTCAATATCTTTCTTCACCTCGGTCAGCAATAAATTTAGGCGATCATCCTGCACAGGGCATTGGTTAATATTTACCAAACGATGGCTACCCTTGCGGTAATAACCAGCTTGCACCTGGCCGGTTTTGGAGCGACTTAGGGGATAGGTGGCTTTGTTGCGATAACCCAAGCTAGCGGGGGACTGTAATAGAGGCTCCAGGGGCAAAGTGGTGAAACCACCAATACGCTCCAGGGCGTCAATAATTTGTTGTTGCTTACTTTCTACCTGGAATTGATAATCCAGATGTTGCCATTGGCAACCGCCACATTTATCCGCCACAATGCAGGACGGGCGGGTGCGCTGGACAGAAGGTTCTAAAATTTTGAGCAATTGGGCCAAGGCATAATTTCTTTTGACTTTTACCAAGCGGACTTCCAGGCGATCGCCGGGGGCCGTGTCGGGCACAAACACTACTCGCTCATTAAAGCGGCCAATACCCTCCCCTTGGTGATTGAGGCCGGTAATGGTCAGTTCCACTACGGACCCCTGTTGCCAAAGAGGGCTAGTGGCGAAATTATTACTTTGGGTCATCGAAAATTATTTACCAATACTCTATGGGGCCTTAATTACGACCATTGTATCTTGTCGTCGCTGGGCAGATTTTTAAAGTAAAAATTAAGAAATAATCCGAGGGAACATAATACAAATCAAAGTACCTTAAACCATTCCTTCGCTGGTGTGGTTGTCAAACTCGTCATCTTTGCTCCATCGTTAATGGTGATTTAACCAGCCAATTGCCCTATCTAATTCTGAACTCTACAACAAAAAACTGTACCCCACTTTCTTTACTTTATTCCTCTTCAATAGGCCCTTAGCCTGGGCCAAGGCTCTGCCAAAGAGTGGGAAACTGGAAAGGGGGATTTTAGCTACTACCGTTTTTGCTCTCGTTTTCCATGACCACCGATTACCTCGAAAGAATTCTTAAAGCCCGGGTTTACGATGTGGCGATCGAAACTCCGTTGGATTTGGCGGCCAATTTATCGAAGCGGCTGGGTAACCGGGTTTACTTTAAGCGGGAAGACCTACAGCCGGTCTTTTCCTTTAAGTTACGGGGGGCCTATAACAAAATGGCCCAGTTATCACCGGAATTATTGGCAAAAGGAGTAATTGCAGCTTCGGCGGGTAACCATGCCCAGGGAGTGGCCCTAGGAGCTTCCAAGTTGGGTACCAGGGCGATTATTGTTATGCCCGAAACCACTCCTCAGGTGAAAGTGGAGGCGGTCAAAGCTCGGGGCGGTGTGGTGGTGCTCTATGGCGAAACCTATGACGATGCCTATGGCCATGCCCGACAGTTGGAGCAGGAAAAAGGGCTAACTTTTATCCATCCTTTTAATGATCCCGACGTGATTGCTGGCCAAGGCACCATTGGCATGGAAATTCTACGTCAGTATCAACAGCCCATTGATGCCATTTTTGTGGCGATCGGTGGCGGTGGGCTGATTGCGGGGGTAGCGGCCTACGTTAAACGCCTCTATCCAGAAATTAAAATTATCGGCGTGGAACCAACGGATGCCGATGCTATGCGCCAATCTTTGGCGGCGGGAAAACGGGTCAAGCTAAACCAAGTGGGACTGTTTGCGGATGGTGTGGCGGTGCGGGAAGTGGGGGATTTAACTTTTCCCCTCTGTCAGCAATATGTGGATGATATTTTGCTGGTGGATACGGACGACACCTGTGCGGCCATCAAAGATTGCTTTGAAGATACCCGCTCAATTTTGGAGCCGGCGGGAGCGTTGGCCATTGCGGGACTGAAACAATATGTCCAAAAGCAAGGCTGTCGAGACCAAACCCTAGTGGCGATCGCCTGTGGGGCGAATATGAACTTTGACCGATTGAGATTTGTGGCGGAACGGGCCGAGTATGGGGAACAGCGAGAGGCCATTTTTGCAGTGACCATTCCCGAACAAAGGGGCAGTTTAAGAAAATTTTGTGAAGGGTTAGGGAAACATAACATTACCGAATTTAGTTACCGCATTGCGGAGGGGCCC
The genomic region above belongs to Synechocystis sp. PCC 6803 substr. PCC-P and contains:
- a CDS encoding DUF1868 domain-containing protein, with amino-acid sequence MDDTYQGYINRVAPQTLAIAYEQQLINAQGSPKFDQGQPVPFPGFSVVTPIAADDPTNQSFYGHLTTVQGQVGEILGESFVAVPPESLHLTVADLIWDGPYQALRRHNPDFEKQLCNCLQHSFADHQHQSGPYSGCQWQVLGLLVLPRSLGVVLVPQREADYEPILKVRRAIFQNPTLIGLGIEQQYRYTAHITLGYFDPAIEKLADSIGVSEQLAAVNDRWIGHDPEILDIHSIELRYFSDMTQFTRQDYYPVLRAS
- the ilvA gene encoding threonine ammonia-lyase, biosynthetic, coding for MTTDYLERILKARVYDVAIETPLDLAANLSKRLGNRVYFKREDLQPVFSFKLRGAYNKMAQLSPELLAKGVIAASAGNHAQGVALGASKLGTRAIIVMPETTPQVKVEAVKARGGVVVLYGETYDDAYGHARQLEQEKGLTFIHPFNDPDVIAGQGTIGMEILRQYQQPIDAIFVAIGGGGLIAGVAAYVKRLYPEIKIIGVEPTDADAMRQSLAAGKRVKLNQVGLFADGVAVREVGDLTFPLCQQYVDDILLVDTDDTCAAIKDCFEDTRSILEPAGALAIAGLKQYVQKQGCRDQTLVAIACGANMNFDRLRFVAERAEYGEQREAIFAVTIPEQRGSLRKFCEGLGKHNITEFSYRIAEGPDAHIFVGIQVQNRSDASQLAASFNRQGFKTLDLTDDELTKLHLRHMVGGRPPQVTQLENQRELLYRFEFPERPGALMKFLGCMDPAWNISLFHYRNHGADYGRIVVGMQVPLAEMEQWQQFLANLGYRYWDESDNPVYRLFLR
- a CDS encoding anti-sigma regulatory factor yields the protein MLNINFPHRQSHWQKVSFSSTLYLYPILDLLLNSVPKPLHNEVRLGLQEALVNAATHGNALNPGKCITVEYRQSPQGYCWIITDQGMGFDRPCPCPQVVLDCPNCVSPWFPPDESENGRGLGILMQVFDQVHWNEDGTRLRLSKKIKRRPQVDSQNVVKRFFSESYRLLSL
- the rlmD gene encoding 23S rRNA (uracil(1939)-C(5))-methyltransferase RlmD, whose protein sequence is MTQSNNFATSPLWQQGSVVELTITGLNHQGEGIGRFNERVVFVPDTAPGDRLEVRLVKVKRNYALAQLLKILEPSVQRTRPSCIVADKCGGCQWQHLDYQFQVESKQQQIIDALERIGGFTTLPLEPLLQSPASLGYRNKATYPLSRSKTGQVQAGYYRKGSHRLVNINQCPVQDDRLNLLLTEVKKDIENRGWSIYDEEKKQGKLRHLSLRIGQRTGEMLLTLISAHKGLPDLEEQAGEWLERYPDLGGICLNIQPEPNNRIFGDETVVIAGRGICREKFADLSFSLGANTFFQVNSGAAELLLTRLQQALNLQGAELLVDAYAGVGTFTLPLARQVRQAIAIEVNQDSVHQGQRNAEINQIANVDFLAGTVETVLPTLSEIPDVLLLDPPRKGCAPEVLREIIRQRPEKIAYISCQPPTLARDLKFLCAEGFYGITWVQGCDFFPQTAHVECAVILKAVNG
- a CDS encoding response regulator — translated: MTAVITRQIPGQFLQTLIKEKATGRLTVSNPLDELVTWQVYLGKGKINFANSGVGGMQRVRYLLGNYLNENKISLPSQISDDYKYICDLWKQELISFQQTRSILTQFTQEALVHFLSIPMTQCHFEQEDSIKDLFLNLELAKTTQSVEHKIRYWGELYPQINSPFQRPLVEDWQEVKTMLNLSYRRSEQWCEHLLEGLGNLSCLYELARKTNSSVLELALLFYPRVKSGEIKMLPYQEISVDDANFPVVISVNNRPSVQKIVREILGQRGFKVVCIDDPCHALAAAISHNPQLILIDAEMPEISGYELCRLLRKSSAVRETPIILLNQNDGVMEQIQGRLAKASGQINKQFLSQELLQVRKNYLDSVPVLCP
- a CDS encoding triacylglycerol lipase, which codes for MVAEFPDRHPVVLVHGIYDTRAKFATMVDFLTKGGWSVHCLDLVPNDGSTSLALLAEQVKQYIDQKFAPQQPVDLIGFSMGGLVTRYYLQRLGGGERVRRYITISAPNQGTLLGYSLPHQGVREMAWQSDFLRDLNRDCCQLLAGLQVTVIWTPFDLMILPPSSSHLEIGQEIILPVLVHAWMVSDARCLAEVASALAKPLP
- the aroQ gene encoding type II 3-dehydroquinate dehydratase codes for the protein MTTVWKVLVLHGPNLNLLGQREPGIYGSLTLGEIDACLREDGVDLEAEVSTFQSNSEGQLVTAIHGALGNYHGIVFNAAAYTHTSIALRDALAAVQLPCVEVHLSNIHKRESFRHISHIAPVAIGQICGFGLNSYRLGLRALVDYLNGQADS
- the mgtE gene encoding magnesium transporter gives rise to the protein MTEVTTTVRLNPDREELQKLVRAQIETLLETSQFDAAKTILTPVQPADIADVIESLPSRLQVLAFRLLSKNEAIDVYEHLAPPVQESLLEDFKHPEVLEIFNQMSPDDRVRLLDELPAKVVRQLFKHLSNEERKATSLLLGYKPETAGRIMTTEYVSLKEDYTASQALDHIRHIATSFETIYVLYVTNESRRLTGTLSLRNLVMAKPEEYIGQIMVPDVVSVHTNTDQEEVARTIQHYDFLAVPVVDSEQRLVGIVTVDDVIDILEEEATEDIYTAGGVQSQGDDYFKSSLMTVARKRVVWLFILLVTNTLTSQVIHSQEDVLQKTIALAAFIPLLIDAGGNVGAQSSTVVIRGLNTEDVRLTQVLPVIAREGGAGALLGLMLGIVVTVWAYFLQGDWLVAITVGSSLFIISLLAAFAGGGLPFLFKSMKLDPALMSAPFITTAVDVLGVAIYLLIARSLLGI
- a CDS encoding glycosyltransferase family 4 protein translates to MKILVLAWEFPPRIVGGIARHVAELYPELVQQGYEIHLITVATEESPSQEMVDGIHIYRVPVPPSNDFFQWVDNMNRAMEQRGQALFQEQKKFDVIHAHDWLVGDVAINLKHHGKIPLVVTIHATEYGRYNGLYNDTQRYIAGKEGILIYNGWRVIVCSNYMRHELERAFGTPWDKIDVIYNGIRPEKKHRRPDFDYRNFRRKFAEDGEKIVYYVGRMTYEKGISVLLTAAPQVLEALNDQVKFVIIGGGNTDRLKQLAWNLGIWEHCFFTGFMSDEDLDKFQTIADCAVFPSLYEPFGIVALESFAARVPVVVSNTGGLAEVVRHHSTGIVTQTNNPDSLAHGILEILSNPSLAKQLVEAAYKDLGIRFNWSKLAKETAAIYERVVEERQTVEW